A genomic region of Bacteroidales bacterium contains the following coding sequences:
- a CDS encoding PorT family protein, producing MKKLFFLAFITIAFTAAAQDDARARIGIKGGVNFSNISKDKDGNIDKSNMLPSFHVGLIADVPLGVPIISLQPGLLLSGKGAKYEIGDGTMKLKPFYLNLDVNLLLNIPFGDDFKVFAGVGPYGALGLFGKLKTEGTILGIDVNKDFDIKFSDNKDDIDRVEEYAHMKRFDVGANLTAGVVLSNIMLSANYQLGFTKMRQGVADDNDDKGKNRSLSISIGFLF from the coding sequence ATGAAAAAGTTATTTTTTTTAGCATTTATTACAATTGCATTTACCGCGGCTGCACAAGATGACGCCCGTGCACGTATCGGGATAAAAGGTGGTGTCAACTTTTCCAATATCAGTAAAGATAAAGATGGAAATATTGATAAAAGCAATATGCTTCCGTCCTTCCACGTGGGGTTGATAGCTGATGTCCCGTTAGGTGTTCCTATCATTTCGCTACAACCCGGATTGCTATTATCCGGGAAAGGCGCAAAATATGAAATCGGAGACGGTACCATGAAGTTGAAACCATTTTATTTAAATCTGGATGTTAACCTTTTACTAAACATTCCGTTTGGTGATGATTTTAAAGTATTCGCAGGTGTCGGCCCTTATGGTGCACTCGGCCTTTTCGGAAAATTGAAAACCGAAGGAACCATTTTGGGAATAGATGTAAATAAAGATTTTGACATCAAATTTTCGGATAATAAGGATGACATTGACCGTGTAGAAGAATATGCACACATGAAAAGATTTGATGTGGGGGCAAATCTTACAGCCGGAGTTGTCCTTTCGAATATCATGCTAAGCGCTAATTACCAGCTTGGATTTACCAAAATGCGGCAAGGAGTAGCGGATGATAATGATGACAAGGGTAAAAACCGTTCATTGAGTATATCGATAGGGTTTCTCTTCTAA
- a CDS encoding helix-turn-helix domain-containing protein yields MMDLSIIKKISEKKGIPLKRIAENIGMSEQNLHRCIKNNNIKADSLGKIAAILNIPIQDFFDEKQAYPTNDVRNNMLESKAIYELLNDKERIIKLQYDKIKSLEEELRRYKQ; encoded by the coding sequence ATGATGGATCTATCTATTATCAAAAAAATTTCGGAGAAAAAAGGAATTCCTCTAAAAAGAATTGCTGAAAATATAGGCATGTCCGAACAAAATTTACACAGATGTATTAAAAACAATAACATAAAAGCCGATAGTCTGGGAAAAATTGCAGCGATCCTGAATATTCCCATTCAAGATTTTTTTGATGAAAAACAGGCATACCCGACCAACGATGTACGAAATAATATGTTGGAATCAAAAGCAATTTATGAGTTATTAAATGACAAAGAAAGGATTATCAAACTACAATATGATAAAATCAAAAGCCTGGAAGAGGAATTAAGACGTTATAAACAATAA